The Salmonella enterica subsp. houtenae serovar Houten genome has a segment encoding these proteins:
- the cheM gene encoding methyl accepting chemotaxis protein II, aspartate sensor-receptor, with product MFNRIRVVTMLMMVLGVFALLQLVSGGLLFSSLQHNQQGFVISNELRQQQSELTSTWDLMLQTRINLSRSAARMMMDASNQQSSAKTDLLQNAKNTLAQAAAHYTNFKNISPLPAMAEASANVDEKYQRYQAALTELIQFLDNGNMDAYFAQPTQGMQNALGEALGSYARVSENLYRQTFDQSAHDYRFAQWQLGILAVVLVLILMVVWYGIRHALLNPLARVIAHIREIASGDLTKTLTVSGRNEIGELAETVDHMQRSLTDTVTQVREGSDAIYSGTSEIAAGNTDLSSRTEQQASALEETAASMEQLTATVKQNADNARQASQLAQSASDTARHGGKVVDGVVNTMHEIADSSKKIADIISVIDGIAFQTNILALNAAVEAARAGEQGRGFAVVAGEVRNLASRSAQAAKEIKALIEDSVSRVDTGSVLVESAGETMTDIVNAVTRVTDIMGEIASASDEQSRGIDQVALAVSEMDRVTQQNASLVQESAAAAAALEEQASRLTMSVSAFRLASRSLAANKQEARPSVNIQPGNTPRPLAAGDDANWETF from the coding sequence ATGTTTAACCGTATCCGCGTTGTCACAATGCTGATGATGGTGCTGGGGGTTTTCGCACTGTTACAGCTTGTTTCCGGTGGTTTGCTATTTTCTTCATTGCAGCATAACCAGCAAGGGTTTGTTATTTCTAACGAATTACGCCAGCAACAAAGTGAACTCACGTCGACATGGGACTTAATGCTGCAAACGCGCATTAACCTGAGCCGCTCCGCCGCACGCATGATGATGGACGCCTCTAACCAGCAGAGTAGCGCCAAAACGGATTTACTCCAGAACGCAAAAAACACCCTCGCACAGGCGGCGGCGCACTACACCAATTTCAAAAACATATCCCCCTTACCCGCGATGGCGGAGGCCAGCGCGAATGTCGATGAAAAATATCAGCGCTATCAGGCTGCATTAACCGAACTTATCCAGTTCCTGGATAACGGCAATATGGATGCCTATTTCGCCCAGCCAACCCAGGGAATGCAAAACGCGTTGGGCGAGGCGTTGGGTAGCTACGCCCGGGTGAGCGAAAATCTGTACCGCCAGACATTTGATCAAAGCGCTCATGACTACCGTTTTGCGCAATGGCAACTGGGGATTCTTGCGGTCGTGCTGGTGCTGATTTTGATGGTGGTTTGGTACGGTATTCGACATGCCCTGCTTAACCCATTAGCGCGAGTGATTGCTCATATCCGTGAGATTGCCAGCGGCGATCTGACCAAAACGCTCACCGTTTCAGGACGTAATGAAATCGGCGAACTGGCTGAGACGGTCGATCACATGCAGCGTTCTCTGACTGACACCGTGACGCAGGTTCGCGAGGGTTCGGATGCGATTTATTCCGGCACCAGCGAAATTGCTGCTGGTAATACCGATCTCTCTTCCCGTACCGAACAGCAAGCTTCCGCTCTGGAAGAGACGGCAGCCAGCATGGAACAACTGACGGCGACCGTGAAGCAAAACGCCGATAACGCCCGTCAGGCTTCGCAACTGGCGCAAAGCGCCTCCGATACCGCGCGCCATGGCGGTAAAGTTGTCGACGGCGTGGTGAATACCATGCACGAAATTGCCGACAGTTCGAAAAAGATTGCTGACATTATCAGCGTTATCGATGGTATAGCCTTCCAGACTAACATTCTGGCGCTGAACGCGGCGGTAGAAGCGGCGCGCGCGGGCGAGCAGGGGCGTGGTTTTGCGGTAGTGGCAGGCGAGGTGCGTAATCTGGCCAGCCGCAGCGCCCAGGCGGCGAAAGAAATAAAAGCGTTGATTGAAGATTCCGTCTCGCGTGTCGATACCGGTTCTGTGCTGGTGGAAAGCGCCGGGGAAACCATGACTGACATCGTCAATGCCGTCACGCGCGTCACGGATATTATGGGCGAAATTGCCTCCGCCTCGGATGAGCAAAGCCGGGGGATTGATCAGGTCGCTTTGGCCGTTTCTGAGATGGATCGCGTAACGCAACAGAACGCCTCGCTGGTTCAGGAGTCCGCGGCTGCGGCCGCCGCGCTGGAGGAGCAGGCCAGTCGTTTAACCATGTCGGTATCCGCTTTTCGGCTGGCATCGCGGTCGTTGGCGGCAAATAAACAGGAGGCGCGTCCGTCAGTGAACATTCAGCCCGGCAATACGCCGCGGCCGTTAGCCGCCGGGGATGATGCGAACTGGGAAACCTTCTGA
- the cheR gene encoding chemotaxis protein methyltransferase: MTSSLPSGQTSLLLQMTQRLALSDAHFRRICQLIYQRAGIVLADHKRDMVYNRLVRRLRTLGLDDFGRYLSMLEANQNSAEWQAFINALTTNLTAFFREAHHFPILAEHARRRHGEYRVWSAAASTGEEPYSIAITLADALGMAPGRWKVFASDIDTEVLEKARSGIYRLSELKTLSPQQLQRYFMRGTGPHDGLVRVRQELANYVEFSSLNLLEKQYNIPGPFDAIFCRNVMIYFDKTTQQDILRRFVPLLKPDGLLFAGHSENFSNLVREFSLRGQTVYALSKDKA; the protein is encoded by the coding sequence ATGACATCATCTCTGCCCTCCGGGCAAACGTCATTATTGTTACAGATGACACAGCGCCTCGCGCTGTCCGACGCGCATTTTCGTCGGATATGTCAATTAATCTACCAGCGCGCCGGGATCGTGCTGGCCGACCATAAGCGGGATATGGTTTATAACCGCCTGGTTCGGCGGCTGCGTACCCTGGGGCTGGATGATTTTGGCCGTTATCTCAGTATGCTGGAGGCTAATCAAAACAGCGCTGAGTGGCAGGCTTTTATCAACGCTCTGACCACCAACCTGACCGCTTTTTTTCGGGAGGCGCACCATTTCCCGATCCTTGCGGAACATGCGCGTCGCCGTCACGGTGAGTACCGCGTCTGGAGTGCGGCGGCATCAACGGGTGAAGAACCCTACAGCATCGCCATTACGCTGGCGGATGCGTTGGGGATGGCTCCCGGTCGCTGGAAAGTGTTTGCCAGCGATATTGATACTGAAGTGCTGGAAAAAGCGAGAAGCGGTATTTATCGCCTCAGCGAATTGAAAACGTTATCGCCTCAGCAGTTACAGCGTTACTTCATGCGCGGAACGGGGCCGCATGACGGATTGGTGCGCGTGCGTCAGGAACTGGCCAATTATGTTGAATTTTCCTCCCTTAATTTGCTGGAAAAACAGTACAACATCCCCGGACCCTTTGACGCGATTTTTTGCCGTAACGTCATGATCTATTTTGATAAAACGACGCAGCAGGACATTCTACGCCGTTTTGTTCCACTCCTTAAACCTGACGGACTGTTGTTTGCCGGTCACTCAGAAAACTTTAGCAACCTCGTGCGCGAGTTTAGCCTGCGCGGACAGACGGTGTATGCGCTAAGTAAGGATAAAGCATGA
- the cheB gene encoding protein-glutamate methylesterase: MSKIRVLSVDDSALMRQIMTEIINSHSDMEMVATAPDPLVARDLIKKFNPDVLTLDVEMPRMDGLDFLEKLMRLRPMPVVMVSSLTGKGSEVTLRALELGAIDFVTKPQLGIREGMLAYSEMIAEKVRTAARARIAAHKPMAAPATLKAGPLLSSEKLIAIGASTGGTEAIRHVLQPLPLSSPAVIITQHMPPGFTRSFAERLNKLCQISVKEAEDGERVLPGHAYIAPGDKHMELARSGANYQIKIHDGPPVNRHRPSVDVLFHSVAKHAGRNAVGVILTGMGNDGAAGMLAMYQAGAWTIAQNEASCVVFGMPREAINMGGVSEVVDLSQVSQQMLAKISAGQAIRI; this comes from the coding sequence ATGAGTAAAATCAGGGTATTGTCGGTTGATGATTCTGCGCTGATGCGCCAAATCATGACTGAAATTATTAATAGCCATAGCGATATGGAGATGGTGGCGACCGCGCCGGACCCATTGGTCGCCAGGGATCTTATCAAAAAATTTAATCCGGACGTATTGACCCTGGACGTTGAGATGCCGCGTATGGATGGCCTCGATTTCCTTGAAAAATTAATGCGTTTGCGTCCGATGCCGGTGGTGATGGTCTCCTCTCTGACCGGTAAAGGTTCCGAAGTGACGCTACGGGCGCTGGAGCTAGGGGCCATCGATTTTGTCACCAAACCGCAGCTTGGCATTCGTGAAGGTATGCTGGCGTATAGCGAGATGATCGCCGAAAAAGTGCGTACCGCCGCGCGGGCCCGTATCGCCGCGCATAAGCCGATGGCAGCACCGGCAACCTTAAAGGCCGGTCCACTGCTCAGTTCGGAAAAACTGATCGCTATCGGCGCTTCAACGGGCGGTACTGAAGCTATTCGCCATGTGCTGCAACCGCTGCCGCTTTCCAGCCCGGCAGTGATTATTACGCAGCATATGCCGCCTGGCTTTACCCGTTCGTTTGCCGAGCGTCTTAATAAACTCTGCCAAATCAGCGTTAAGGAGGCCGAAGACGGCGAACGCGTCTTGCCAGGTCATGCCTACATTGCGCCCGGCGACAAACACATGGAGCTGGCGCGTAGCGGGGCGAATTATCAAATCAAAATTCATGACGGCCCACCGGTTAACCGGCATCGGCCTTCCGTGGATGTGCTGTTTCATTCGGTGGCGAAACACGCGGGGCGTAACGCCGTAGGCGTCATTCTTACGGGGATGGGCAACGATGGGGCTGCCGGAATGTTAGCGATGTACCAGGCAGGCGCCTGGACCATCGCTCAAAACGAAGCAAGTTGTGTGGTGTTCGGCATGCCGCGCGAAGCCATCAATATGGGTGGCGTGAGCGAAGTGGTCGATCTTAGCCAGGTAAGCCAGCAAATGCTGGCGAAAATCAGTGCCGGACAGGCGATACGTATTTGA